One segment of Bacteroidota bacterium DNA contains the following:
- a CDS encoding DUF3822 family protein — protein MPENTIRKYHLKDIAFINDFFERCHLAIYLNGNSFAFALLDDDLNKFMRFDSYQKEDADSKSISLHNGFEDALQETGYADQSFKSVKVLVENPYSTLVPNEQFDATRLKEYLTFTHHPLENPGHVINHNPVSVIEAHSIFLYPAAITSVLKKHFRSFKIYHQSCVMISAIMALKNSKIGKQVYVNLRSHSGDILFLDDGRLRFFNSFSFEKNTDFVFFVLESLQRLNLDPEFIRVILLGNIVARDEMYQELYRFIKNLGFISRNSHFQYSPVLDSLPSHLFFNLFSIPKCE, from the coding sequence ATGCCCGAAAATACCATCAGAAAATACCATCTGAAGGATATCGCATTCATCAATGACTTCTTTGAGCGTTGCCACCTGGCAATTTACCTCAACGGAAATAGCTTTGCTTTTGCTTTACTCGACGATGATCTCAACAAATTCATGCGTTTTGATTCCTATCAGAAAGAGGATGCAGACAGCAAATCCATTTCCCTGCATAATGGTTTTGAAGATGCTCTCCAGGAAACAGGCTATGCAGATCAATCTTTTAAGTCGGTTAAAGTCCTTGTTGAAAATCCATATTCTACCCTTGTACCCAATGAGCAATTTGATGCTACACGCTTAAAGGAATACCTTACCTTTACTCATCACCCCCTGGAAAATCCAGGACATGTCATCAATCACAATCCTGTGTCTGTGATCGAAGCACATTCAATCTTCCTTTATCCCGCCGCTATTACGTCCGTCCTGAAAAAACATTTCCGGTCTTTTAAGATTTATCATCAGTCATGCGTAATGATCAGCGCTATCATGGCATTGAAAAACTCAAAGATAGGCAAGCAGGTATACGTCAATCTGCGCAGCCATAGCGGGGATATCCTGTTTCTCGATGATGGCCGGTTGCGCTTTTTCAACTCATTTTCGTTTGAAAAAAACACCGATTTCGTGTTTTTCGTCCTTGAATCCCTGCAACGATTAAACCTTGATCCTGAATTTATCAGGGTAATCCTTCTGGGGAATATTGTGGCAAGAGATGAAATGTACCAGGAATTATACAGGTTTATTAAGAACCTGGGATTTATTTCCAGGAACAGTCATTTTCAATACAGCCCCGTATTAGACTCTTTGCCTTCCCATTTGTTTTTTAATTTGTTCAGCATACCTAAGTGCGAATAA